Proteins encoded by one window of Xyrauchen texanus isolate HMW12.3.18 chromosome 24, RBS_HiC_50CHRs, whole genome shotgun sequence:
- the LOC127617881 gene encoding interferon alpha-inducible protein 27-like protein 2A: MSRGLFTIIGVTAGAAGAVALAPLALTAAGFSSAGIAASSLGASLMSSAAIANGGGVAAGSLVAALQSAGAAGLSAAATAGVASVGGATGAVLGGAVHFLKRLRK, encoded by the exons ATGTCGAGAG GACTATTCACCATTATTGGGGTTACAGCTGGGGCTG CTGGTGCAGTTGCGTTGGCTCCACTGGCTCTCACTGCAGCTGGATTCTCCTCCGCCGGTATCGCAGCAAGTTCTCTGGGGGCCAGCCTGATGTCATCAGCAGCCATAGCCAATGGGGGTGGTGTGGCTGCTGGAAGTTTGGTCGCTGCCCTCCAGTCAGCAG GTGCTGCTGGGTTGTCTGCAGCTGCTACAGCAGGTGTGGCATCTGTGGGTGGAGCCACTGGTGCAGTATTAGGTGGAGCTGTTCATTTTTTGAAAAGGTTGAGAAAATAA
- the LOC127617880 gene encoding interferon alpha-inducible protein 27-like protein 2A gives MSRGLFTIIGVTAGAAGAVVLAPLALTAAGFTSAGIAASSLGASLMSSAAVANGGGVAAGSLVAALQSAGAAGLSAAATAGVASVGGATGAVLGGAVHFLKRLRK, from the exons ATGTCGAGAG GACTATTCACCATTATTGGGGTTACAGCTGGGGCTG CTGGTGCAGTTGTGTTGGCTCCACTGGCTCTCACTGCAGCTGGATTCACCTCCGCCGGTATCGCAGCAAGTTCTCTGGGGGCCAGCCTGATGTCATCAGCAGCCGTAGCCAATGGGGGTGGTGTGGCTGCTGGAAGTTTGGTCGCTGCCCTCCAGTCAGCAG GTGCTGCTGGGTTGTCTGCAGCTGCTACAGCAGGTGTGGCATCTGTGGGTGGAGCCACCGGTGCAGTATTAGGTGGAGCTGTTCATTTTTTGAAAAGGTTGAGAAAATAA
- the LOC127617879 gene encoding interferon alpha-inducible protein 27-like protein 2A yields the protein MPRGLFTIIGVVTGAVGAAVLAPVALTAAGFTSAGIAAGSLAASMMSSAAVANGGAVAAGSLVAVLQSAGAVGLSAGLTTAVASVGGAVGAVFGGTADWFSGHSKSPSPAEDDDYNEEGDVDEDFEVQRAYAIEKLALHNSHGRL from the exons ATGCCGCGCG GTCTCTTTACCATAATTGGGGTGGTAACTGGGGCAg TTGGTGCCGCTGTGTTGGCCCCTGTGGCTCTCACTGCGGCGGGTTTCACTAGCGCTGGTATCGCGGCAGGTTCTCTGGCGGCCAGCATGATGTCGTCAGCCGCCGTAGCTAACGGGGGTGCGGTGGCTGCAGGAAGTTTGGTCGCTGTCCTCCAGTCAGCAG GTGCTGTTGGTCTGTCTGCAGGTTTGACAACAGCTGTGGCATCTGTGGGTGGCGCAGTAGGTGCTGTGTTTGGTGGAACTGCGGATTGGTTCTCTGGGCATTCCAAAAGTCCATCTCCAGCTGAAGATGACGATTACAATGAGGAAGGGGATGTAGATGAGGACTTTGAAGTCCAAAGAGCTTATGCCATTGAGAAATTAGCACTTCACAACAGTCATGGAAGGCTCTAG